A region of Melitaea cinxia chromosome 15, ilMelCinx1.1, whole genome shotgun sequence DNA encodes the following proteins:
- the LOC123660167 gene encoding interaptin-like, producing MESIKKAREIIFEDTCYGRQLLSALLESKTLEEREQQVLFQKKIKHEADLVKQNESDDSSLQIANETESNEIKIKALKKQHNLDVARINQAIAKKQKENEIKEKEKEKTEAVKYNLLEEELLNQELKIKVNKIYSEKQQINEFEAYKKQIQKLRKQREENDERIHKNKSDTVEKQHIYKIIKDINDEKIKQNNEFVENGVKGSITK from the exons ATGGAATCTATTAAAAAAGCGAGAGAAATAATATTTGAGGACACCTGCTACGGACGCCAACTTTTGAG tgcTCTGCTGGAATCAAAGACTCTAGAAGAAAGAGAGCAGCAGGtattatttcaaaagaaaataaaacatgaaGCTGATCTCGTAAAACAGAACGAATCAGACGATTCATCACTACAAATCGCGAACGAAACAGAAtccaatgaaattaaaataaaagcactTAAAAAACAGCACAATTTGGACGTAGCGCGAATAAATCAGGCAat agctaaaaaacaaaaagaaaatgaaataaaagaaaaggaaaaagaaaaaactgaaGCGGTGAAGTATAATTTATTGGAAGAAGAACTATTAAatcaagaattaaaaattaag GTTAACAAGATCTATTCAGAAAAACAACAGATAAATGAATTCGAAgcatataaaaaacaaatacagaaACTGCGAAAGCAACGAGAAGAAAATGACGAACGA atccataaaaataagagtgataCAGTAGAAAAACaacatatctataaaataattaaagatattaatGATGAAAAAATTAAGCAAAACAATGAATTTGTGGAAAATGGCGTAAAAGGTTCTATAActaagtaa